The following proteins come from a genomic window of Pelmatolapia mariae isolate MD_Pm_ZW linkage group LG17, Pm_UMD_F_2, whole genome shotgun sequence:
- the LOC134647137 gene encoding leucine-rich repeat neuronal protein 3: MKDLSFVDHLFVGLAMASFVVATELRPDCPKLCVCEIRPWFSPTSVYMEAQTVDCNDLGLFSLPEKLPVGTQVLLLQTNNVERIDRPLDYMPNITEIDLSQNNLSSISNVHLGNLTQLLSLHLEENWIRELPEQCLSEVANLQELYMNHNLISSIAPLAFQGLSNLVRLHLNSNKLSVIKREWFEPLPNLEILMIGENPVLSIDNMNFKPLSNLRSLVLTRMNLSQLPDDSLAGLDNLESISFYDNIFPEVPHSALRNVKNLKFLDLNKNPITRIQRGDFVDMLHLKELGINSMPELVSIDSFALNNLPELTKIEATNNPKLSYIHPNAFYKLPRLETLMLNGNALSALHRITVESLPNLREVSMHSNPIRCDCVVRWMNMNKTNIRFMEPDSLYCVEPPEYEGQHVRQVHFREMMEICLPLISPESMPGHIKAQSRCSVSLHCRAFAEPEPDIYWITPSGTRVLPNTVSDKFYMHPEGTFDIYDITENEAGVYTCVAHNLVGADLKSVSVEVNGYFPQPVNGSLNVEVKSVETHSILVSWKAGPGTLAPNIKWYTVSDANHPTMAFTTRVPSDVQVYNLTHLSPATHYKVCVDIRNIHYNHDTKCVTVTTKGLELAAKDTEKWDAAVITVFGVLLAVISVACLFIYVSLRNHHLYGDIRKWDSKASLIPVEAPGMHSSFFTKLWVTGKGLPSGVEVKATVINVSDNAF, translated from the coding sequence ATGAAGGACTTGTCATTTGTGGATCATCTCTTTGTTGGCTTGGCCATGGCCTCTTTTGTTGTAGCCACTGAGCTGAGGCCTGATTGCCcaaagctttgtgtgtgtgagattagACCCTGGTTTTCCCCTACTTCTGTCTACATGGAGGCGCAGACAGTTGACTGCAATGATTTGGGACTCTTTAGCCTGCCAGAAAAATTACCAGTGGGCACGCAAGTACTGTTACTGCAAACAAACAACGTCGAGAGGATTGACAGACCTTTGGATTACATGCCCAATATCACAGAGATTGATTTATCGCAAAACAACTTATCCTCAATCAGCAACGTCCACCTTGGGAATCTTACTCAGCTGCTCTCCCTTCACTTAGAAGAGAACTGGATACGAGAGCTTCCTGAGCAATGCCTGTCAGAAGTGGCGAACCTTCAGGAGCTCTACATGAATCACAATCTCATCTCTTCTATCGCTCCGCTGGCTTTCCAGGGTCTAAGCAACCTTGTGCGACTCCATCTCAATTCTAACAAGCTGAGTGTCATTAAAAGAGAGTGGTTTGAACCTTTGCCAAATTTGGAGATCCTAATGATTGGTGAAAATCCAGTTCTTTCTATTGATAACATGAACTTCAAACCTCTAAGTAACCTCCGCAGTCTTGTTCTTACCAGAATGAACCTGTCCCAGCTTCCTGATGATTCACTGGCTGGTCTTGATAACTTGGAGAGCATCTCTTTCTATGATAATATTTTTCCCGAGGTTCCTCACTCTGCCCTGAGAAATGTCAAGAATCTTAAGTTTTTGGATCTAAATAAAAACCCCATTACTAGGATACAAAGAGGGGACTTTGTGGATATGCTTCATTTGAAAGAACTAGGGATTAACAGCATGCCAGAGCTAGTTTCCATTGACAGCTTTGCCCTCAATAACCTCCCTGAGCTGACCAAAATCGAAGCCACCAACAATCCTAAACTCTCTTATATCCATCCTAATGCTTTCTACAAACTCCCACGGCTGGAAACCCTTATGTTAAACGGCAATGCTCTCAGTGCCCTCCACAGGATTACTGTCGAATCTCTTCCAAATCTGAGGGAGGTAAGCATGCACAGTAACCCAATCCGCTGTGACTGCGTAGTCCGCTGGATGAACATGAACAAGACCAACATCCGTTTCATGGAGCCTGACTCACTATACTGCGTAGAGCCTCCGGAGTACGAGGGCCAGCATGTCCGGCAGGTGCACTTCAGGGAGATGATGGAGATTTGCCTGCCACTGATATCACCCGAAAGCATGCCAGGGCACATTAAAGCACAGAGCAGGTGCTCAGTGTCACTTCATTGTCGGGCTTTTGCCGAACCAGAGCCGGACATCTACTGGATCACCCCATCTGGCACAAGGGTCCTGCCTAACACCGTATCTGACAAGTTCTACATGCACCCAGAGGGAACCTTTGACATCTACGATATAACAGAAAATGAAGCCGGTGTTTACACCTGTGTTGCCCATAATTTGGTCGGTGCTGATCTTAAATCCGTCTCTGTAGAGGTAAACGGATATTTTCCCCAACCTGTCAATGGTTCTCTGAATGTGGAAGTCAAATCAGTGGAGACACACTCCATTCTGGTCTCATGGAAGGCTGGCCCTGGCACTTTGGCTCCCAACATTAAATGGTACACTGTTTCAGATGCCAACCATCCCACCATGGCTTTTACCACCAGGGTTCCCTCAGATGTCCAGGTGTACAACCTTACCCATCTCAGCCCCGCCACTCACTACAAAGTCTGTGTGGATATCCGCAACATCCACTACAACCATGACACCAAATGTGTCACTGTCACCACTAAGGGATTAGAGTTGGCAGCCAAGGACACAGAAAAATGGGATGCAGCAGTAATCACTGTCTTTGGTGTGCTCCTGGCTGTGATTTCAGTGGCCTGCCTGTTTATTTATGTGTCTCTGAGGAACCACCACCTTTATGGGGATATAAGGAAATGGGACTCTAAAGCTTCACTGATACCAGTGGAAGCTCCCGGTATGCACTCATCTTTCTTTACAAAGCTGTGGGTTACGGGTAAGGGACTGCCAAGTGGAGTGGAAGTGAAAGCCACAGTCATAAATGTATCTGACAATGCCTTTTAA